A genomic stretch from Plectropomus leopardus isolate mb unplaced genomic scaffold, YSFRI_Pleo_2.0 unplaced_scaffold28118, whole genome shotgun sequence includes:
- the LOC121937993 gene encoding testis-expressed protein 12-like → TERTPANRDKSPPTKKQTPSKPPTSEPADLFEATTAGAIREFNMLFSEFSQALSERAAADAAQMKELDRILTEAKNLEAYLKEKKKTLRQTLDLISDKLQG, encoded by the exons ACGGAGCGTACACCTGCAAATCGAGACAAATCTCCaccaacaaagaaacaaactcCCTCTAAACCACCCACTTCAGAGCCAGCTGATTTATTTGAGGCTACTACTGCAG GTGCGATTAGAGagttcaacatgctgttttcagaGTTTTCTCAAGCATTAAG tgagagagctgcagcagatgcCGCCCAGATGAAGGAGCTGGACCGCATTTTGACAGAAGCTAAAAACCTTGAGGCCTACctgaaggagaagaaaaagactcTGAGGCAGACATTGGATCTCATTTCTGATAAACTGCAGGGTTAA